TTGATGTTGACGCAGCAGTTGGTTTTGCCCTGTCTGCAGGCGATGCACTGCCCGCACGACAGGTAGGGCATCACATAGACGGCATCGCCGGACACAACGTGCGCGCCGGGATCGGCCTCCGCGACGATCGCGGACAGTTCATGCCCCATGACCCGTGGATATTGCAGGTAGGGCTGGTTCCCGGAATAGATGTGCATGTCAGTGCCGCAAATACCCACGCGACTGACCCGCAACAGCACTTCGCCTTCGGCGCGGTGAGGGAGTTCACGGTTTTCGTGGCGCAACACGCCCGGCGATTCGCAAATGACGCTAAGCATTTAGGCATCCTGTTGAGTGAGCTTGTCGATCGCCGGACGGTTGATCGATTCTGTAACTGGACGAGCACGTTCGCTGCACGCTGGACTGCGCAAGCAGAGGAGCGAGGTCCTGCGGACCGAAGTCCCGGTCGATGGCATCCAGCGTTTGAGGTGGCCAGTAACCAACACGGCTGACAATTCGCCAGAAGTGCGATGAGCATCGATTCGGAACGTCACGCGCAGGCCTCCGGGACCGGAGCCGACTCTGCGACCAGCCCCTCGTGCCGCAACGCTTGCCAAAGCTCTGGCGGAAGCGGCGTTTCGAGCCATGCGACGTTCTTCTGCAACTGCTCGATACTGCTCGCTCCGACCACGCAGGACACGACGGCCGGGTGCGCCAGCGGAAACTGAAGTGCCGCTGCCGCGAGTGGAACCTCGAACCGCGCGCATACGTCGGCGAGACGCGCAACCTTCCGTGCTACTTCAACCGGCGCATCGGCGTAGTTGAACTTGCCGTTGCCCACCAGCACGCCTGAATTGAATACGCCGCCGGCGACGATCCAAACGTCGCTGCGCACACATGGGTCGAGTAACGGCGAGAGCGCGTCCTGTTCGAGCAGCGTGTAGCGGCCGGCCAGCAGGATGAGGTCGAGATCGGCTTCCTGCATCGAGTCGACGGCGATCTGCCATTCGTTGACGCCGAGTCCGATCGCAGCAACAGCCTGCGAGTCGCGCAGTTCGGTGAGCGCCCTGAACCCGCCTCCCCGAGTCAGTTGCTCCCAGTACCGTGAATGCCCGTCGCCGTGCGTGGCAACGCCGATGTCGTGAACATAGAGGACGTCGATCTTCGGCATGCCGAGGCGTTGCTGGCTGTCCTCGTACGAACGCATGATGCCGTCGAAGGTGTAGTCGAAACGCGGCCGGAAGGGTAGAGGGTGCGCCCATCCGTCGTCGCCGGCCTGAACGGTGTCATCCGGGCACATGAGCCGGCCGACCTTGGTGCTCAGGACATAGTGTTCGCGCTCGCGCATCTGCAGCGATTGTCCGACGCGCCGCTCGGAAAGCGTATAGCCGTAGAACGGCGCGGTATCGAAATAACGGATGCCGGCGTTCCACGCCCAGTCGACGAGCGCGTTGGCCTCTGCGGCGGACATCGGCTTGTAGAGTCCGCCGAGTTGCGAGCAGCCGAGGCCCAGTGTGCTCATCGCCAGTCCACTTCGTGGCAGCGCGTGCGTTGCAATGGCTTTCATGGAGGCTATGTCCGAAGGCGGAGGTGCCGGCGGACGGCTATAAAAAACCGCCGCGCCGGCGCGTTCATCAGTAGAGAACGTTTTTGGCGTCGGACGAATCGAGGTTCTGCTTTTCGACCATCATGACGCCCGTGTCCACCTGCTTCGACACAGGCTTGTGTCCGATCACGCTGACGAGGGTCTGGATTCCCTTGTAGCCCATCTGATAGGAACTCTGAACTGCGATGGCCTGGATCGTGCCGTCGCGAACAAACCCTTGCAGGTCCTGGTTGCCGTCGAAGCCGATTGCGATGACCTTGCCGCCTTTTCCAGATTGTTGAAGGGCGCGTCCCATCCCGACGGCGGTCGGTTCGTTGGCGCCGAAAATGCCCTTCAGGTCGGGGTTGGCCGACAGCACGTCGGTCGTCTGATTCAGCGCAGTTGCCATCTGCGACTGCGAATAGAACGGGCCGACCACTTGCAGCTTCGAATGCGCGGCAATGTACTTGCGGAACCCGCCGACGCGACCGACCTCCGATCCGGCTCCCGGCACATACGACATGACTGCGATCTTGCCGGTCTGTCCAACCCGATCGATCATCGCCTTCGCACAGAGTTCGCCGGCTTTCTCGTTGTCGGTCGACAGGAACGACTGGTAGTACTGCTTACCGGCATCGGACACCGCCGAGTCGATCAGCACGACGGGGATGTGGGCTTCCCACGCTTTCTTGATCGCGGGGACCAGCGCATCCGGGTCGGACGGTGCCAGCACGATGCCCGCGACGTGACGATTGACGGCGTTCTCGACCATGTTGACTTCATCGGCGATGGCGGACTCCGCGGCAGGGCCCTGGAAGGTCATCGTGTATCCCTTCGCATCGGCCATGGCGGCGGTGGCGCCTTTCTGGACGTTCTGCCAGTAATTGGAGTTGGCCGTCTTCACGATGACGGCGATTTCGCCGCCTGCCGCATGCGCGTACGCGCTGAACATCGCGCACATCGTTGCGGCCGTTGCCAGCACGGATAGCTTTTTCATGTCTCGCTCCTTGATTGTGGTTTGGACTTCATCTTCTGATTACAACTTCCGGTTCCGGAGTTGGTCGATCCATACGGTGCCGAGAATGACGACACCGATGATGATTTGCTGGATAAAGCTCGATACGCCGTTCATGTTCAGGCCGTTGCGCATCACGCCGATCACGAACGCGCCGATGGCCGTGCCGGAGATCGTGCCGACGCCACCCATCAATGACGTCCCGCCGATGACCGCGCTTGCGATGGCGTCGAGCTCGTACATCACGCCTTCGTTCGGCTGGGCCGTGACGAGGCGCGACATCAGTACGCAGCCGGTGACGCCTGCGAGCAATCCGGACAGGACGTAGGTGAAGAGCTTGACGCCTTGCACGTTGACGCCGGACAGTCGCGCGGCTTCCGCGTTCGATCCGACTGCGTAGATGTGACGGCCCAGCGACGTTCGCGACAGCAGAACGGAGACCGCAACGAACAGGACCACCATGATGATGACGGGGTACGGAATGCCTGGAAAGGTCGTGTCGGGAAAGCCGTCAGCCCCGATATGAGAGATCTTGAAAAGCGCGCCGTTGCCGAGCTTGCCGAAGGCTTCGCCGAGCCCGGAGACGGGTCTCGCGCCCGTGATCTGCAGTGCCAGACCGCGAGCGACCAGCATCATGCCGAGAGTCGCGATGAACGGCGGCAGCCCCATGCGCGTGACGCAGATGCCGTTGACCCATCCGCAGGCGCCGCCGACGAGCATGCCGCCCAGCATCGCGATGGGTATCGGTACGCCGGCCTTGACGAGCAGGGCGGCCGCGACACCCGCCAGCGCCAGCACCGATCCGACCGACAGGTCGATGCCCCCGGTAATGATCACGCACGTTGCGGCCACGCCGAGGTACGCGATGGACGTGACCTGAAGCGCAACGGTCATCAGGTTGTCGACAGAGAAGAATGCAGAGCTGGTCAGCGAGAACGAGACGATCAGCACCACGAGGCTGCCCAGTGCGGCAAATTTCTGGATCAGGTCACGGCGTCGCTGCCGTACCTGTATGTCGAGAGCCTGCGCGCGGCCCGATGTAACTTCAAGCATGACTTCTCCCTGATGCGTGGTGCAAGATTTCCTCCTGACTGGTCTGTCTGGTCTCGAGGACAGCGGTGATAAGCCCCTCGTGAAACACGGCGATACGATCCGTCATGCCGAGCAGCTCGGGCAGTTCCGAACTGATCAGGACGACGCCGACGCCGTCTGCGGCCAGGCGGTCCATCAGCCCGTAAATCGCGTACTTCGCGCCGACGTCGATGCCGCGCGTCGGCTCATCGAAAAACAGGATGCGCGAGCCGCGGTATAACCACTTGCTGATGACGATCTTCTGCTGATTTCCGCCGGACAGATTCTTCGTGATCTGGCTGACCGTCGGTGTACGGATACCGAGTTCGCGAACGTAGCGCTCCGCGATGGCCGTCTCCTCGGAGAAGCGCAAAAAGCCGTGCGACGAGATAGCCCGGATGTTGGCCAGCGTGATGTTGGCGGACACCGGCATCGAGAGTGCGAGGCCGTCTTTCTTCCGGTCTTCGGACAGGTACGCGATCCCGTGGCGAATGGCTTCGCGCGGCGAGCCGATCACGACAGGGGTGTCACCCAGCAGGATGGAACCGGAATCGGGCCGCTCGGCGCCGAAGATCGCGCGGGCGACTTCGGTGCGTCCCGCGCCCATCAGACCCGCGAAGCCAAGGATCTCGCCCTTGCGCAGGTCGAACGAAAGCGGGCCGAACGTGCCTGTCCTTTGCAGATCGCGCACCCTCAGCAGGACCTGATCCGTCGGCGTGGACTCGCGTGGCGGATACGCGTCGGAAAGCGGACGTCCGACCATCCGGGCCACGATCTCGTCGACGGTCGTCGCCGCGAAATCGCTCGTCGCGATATGACGGCCATCGCGCAGCACCGTGACGCGGTCCACGATCTCGGCCATCTCGTCGAGCCGGTGCGAGATGTACAGAATCGCCACCCCGTCAGCGCGTAGTTCCCTGATGATGCGGAACAACTGGACCGTTTCCGATTCGGTCAGCGATGACGTGGGTTCATCCATGATGAGCACGCGCGCGTCGAGAGACAGCGCCTTCGCGATCTCCACCATCTGCTGCTGTGCAATCGAGAGTGCACCGACCAACGTCGTCGGCGACACGTTCAGTCCGATGCGTTGCAGACACTGCTGCGCGTTGGCGTTCAGCGTGCGGTAGTCGACGAACGGGCCGCGCTTAGGTTCACGCGCAAGGTAGATGTTCTCCGCGACCGACAGGTGGGGAACCAGGTTCAGCTCCTGGTGGATGATCGCGATGCCTGCGGCCTGTGCCTCGGAGGTGGACGAGAATTTCACCGGCGCGCCTTCATAGCGCACCACACCGTCGTCCGCGTGGTACTGGCCACTGATGATTTTCATCAGCGTCGATTTACCGGCGCCGTTCTCCCCGCAGATGGCGTGGACCTCACCGGACCGTAGATCGAGATCGATGCCATCGAGTGCAACAACGCCGGGGAAGCGCTTGCCCACACCCTGCAACTGCAGAATGGTGGGGGATGCCGGCTGTCCAGCGGAAACGTCTGGTGCTTGCCGCGTGTTGGCACTCGTCATGCGTGTCTCCATGGTGACTGGCGCAGCCCCGGAACGGGTGGAAACTGGCCAGTCCAGTTTCGACGAATTAGAGCCTGGAACACCCATTTGGTCAAGCCAATATCAATAAACTACAACTGACCATACCAATGGTAAAAACCCTCATATCTCGCTGAGTGCCCCAGTCGATAAGGGATTCTGCCGCCATGGTAGACTCGCTTCGAACCCGGGATAGCCGGGAATTCGAGCGAGCATTGTGCGGCGATGAAACAGACAGAACCAAAGCGGCTTTACCAATCTGTGGCGACGCAGATTCTTGCGTTGATCCGTCAAGGCGGATTGCCGTCGGGCGGCCGGTTGCCGCCCGAGCGCGAGCTCGCCACGACCCTCGGGGTCTCGCGTCCGTCGTTGCGTGAAGCGTTGATCGCTCTGGAAATCGGCGGTCAGATCGAGATCCGTCTCGGATCGGGGATCTACGTCCGCGATCCCGGCGAAGGGGACGGCAACGCGATACCGGCGTTGGGGGATAGCCCTTCCGAATTGATGCAGGCTCGTGGGGCCATAGAAGGCTCAGTGATCGTGCTGGCCACCGGGCGATTTTCGGCCGCCGCCCTCGACCGTTTGCGCCGAACCGTCGAGCGGATGAAACGGCTCGCCATAGCGGGAAAATCGCCCATCGACGCAGACCGGCAATTTCATATGCTCATCGCGGAGGTGGCAGGCAATTCTGTGCTGAGCCGCTTTGTCGGCGAACTGTTTGATAGCCGTCACGACCCGATCGCCGCGGCCATCCGGGGACATTCGGAAAGCACGGAAACCTGGGCTGAAGCGGTCAAGGAGCACGAGCAGATTCTCAAGGCATTGCAGGCCGGCGATCCCATCTCGGCGCAAACGGCCATGCGGGCGCATCTTCAGGCGTCCGAGGAGCGCTGGATAGCAGGTGTGCTGCAGCAGGGTGATGCGCACTAGTGGGGCGATGCGCGACTCGATGGCAAGCGTCGCACGCTGTCGATCATTCCGTCCTGATGGTCGCGCAGGTCGCTGCCAGAAGTTTGACGCTCAGGTCATTGGGACTTTCGATTGCACGCTTTGACCGAATGCACTTCTGTCCCGCACGTCACGAATCTCCAGTCTCTTCCCACTGCGCAAGAAGTTCGGCGGGAATCGCCGTGACGACCTGCGCGTAGCGTTTGCCGACGAACTGTTCCGCACGTTTGAGCAGCACCGGAATCGGGCTGCTCGGTTCGTGGATTTCGAACCATGTACGAGCGGAGCGGATCAGGTCGAGGGCTGCCCGGCGATCCGCAGGTTCCGCAGAGGACTGAGTCGGCGTGCGGCCAGGAACGGCATTCGTCGGTTCGGGTTCTGACTGTGTGTCGCTTTCCAATGATTCATCCGGTTCAGAACCCGGTTCGATAGCTGTTTCGAACGACCTGGATGCGTTTATCGGTGCAGTTAACTTGCCGAGCAGCTGGCTCAGCGGCGACAGATCCGGCCGATACGCTTCGAGATGACTGGCGCACCACGCATCGATCGTTGCGAGACTGGCGACTGCGTCATCGAAGCCCAACATCGTCGCCGGTTGCTGCGTACGCAGATCCTGTAACTGCTGCGCGACGGACTCCGGCGCGAGTGCATCGGTAGCGCGCGGCCACGCAAACGCGCGCTCGACGTCGCGGACCTGCAGCCGCGCGAGCGTCGATTTCGTGAGCACGATTTCGCGCACGTCGGCCAGCAGTCCTTCGGGATCGGTGAGTGCCTGCAGCGCATTCATCCGCATTTCGAGCGCCGCGTCGTGTTCGGTATCAGTATCAGTATCGGACTGCGGATGCACGCGCCCGGCGAACGTCTGCAGCCACGCGGCGAGCAACCCGATGCCTTCGGCGAGCCCCGCTGCGCCACCGAGCCGCGTGCGGCACCGCGTATAGAGAATCGCGACGCGCATGTCCTTCGTGCGCATCATGAGCCGCTTGCAGTCGCGTTCGACCTCGCTCCAGTTGACCGGATCCGGCCCGCCGATGAACGCGCCGTACTGCACATCCTGCCTCGGCGCGGCGCTCGCGAACAGCACGACGAAGTCATGGTCGTATTCGAGATCCGGACCGCACGGAGCCGTGTCGGTGACGGGTGTCAGCCAGTCGTGCTGCGGTGTGTTCTTGACCGCGGCTTTACCGGACTCGACCCGGCCGGCTGCGTGCTTCTTGCTCATGATGTTTTCCGCCTGTCGTTGGCTTCGCGCTCGAAGTGTCGTGCGTAACGCTCGGGTTCGAATCGCATGCCGGTGATCGGCCGGTCAGCGTGCGGATACCCGAGCCATCCCGACCACCCGATGCGCTGCGCGCCGCCCATCACTGCAGGCGGCGCACTGTCGGGCTTGATACGCAGTTCCAGTTCCCATTCGAGCTCATGACCGACGAACGCACGCACCCACTCGACGACGCGCGGCAGATCCTCGCCTTGCGGCGTGAAGCGCAGATACGCCGCGAGATCGACCGGGCCGATCACGATACGAAAGCGATGCTGACGATCGGGGGCAACGCGCCCGAGCATCGCTCCGTGCCCCATCGTTGCAGCCGGTCCCGGACGACCCATGCGGCCGCAATCCGCCGGATCGATTTCGATCCAGTGAAATACGTTTTCTTCGATGGCGACCGGCACGCCGAAGTAATGGGCAAGCGTCGCGCGTAGTCCATCCGGATTGCGTGACTCGCGGACGAGATGAGCCGAGGCAGCAAGCCGCGCATGCGACGGCAGCGGACGTCGCCGTATTTCGCCGACGTCGTGACCGGTCAGGCTCGCGACGTAAAACGAAAAACGCTCGTCGTCGCATCGGTCGAGTCCCGCCGTCGACTGCGCGGAAGCCCACGCCCGATAGAACAGCGTGAAAAAGCGATGATGAAAGATGTCGAAGAAATCGACGGTCGTCGGGTCGTGCCGACCTTCGTCGCGATCCTTCGCGATCTCGGTAACGTGGATCGGCAGAGGACCATTCGGTCCGAGCATGCCGAGGCCGAACAGCCGCACCTTGAGGCGTCCCGCAGCTTCCTGCACGCTTGCGATTTCGCGCGGCGCAAACGCGAGGCTCGGCTGCTGCCCGAGCCGAAACGGTTCGGCCTGAGGGCGACGCGCGGTGCCGACCGGATCGATCGCCGCATTCGCACCGATGCGCCTCAGCAGCGACAGGAACCCGAAGCGCCACGGCTCGGCCTGCAGGCGCTCGAGCAGGTCGGGCGAAAGCGTGCTGTCGCGGACGCGCGCGGGAAGGGTGGCGCGCTTCATCACAGCACTCCGCGCGTACCAGTGCGAACCGGCCATCGAGCCACGCTGCCGCGCTGCATCGAATGCAGTTCGGTCTGCGTGAAACTATTGATCGACACATGCCGCGCCAGCCAGTGTTCGAGGATGAGCCCGAAGAGATAAGGACTCGCGCCGGAGAAACCCGCTTCATCGACCGTCAGCGTGCATTCGATCCCGCGTCCGAACGTCATCGGTCCCGTACCCGGAAGTTTGCGCGTGACGGGCCGCGTCTTCACGCCGATCAGACTTTCCACCTGCCGACTGTGTTCCGTGTTCCCGTCCGACAGGTACAACCGAAGCAGATCGCGCAAACCCTGTCCTCCGTCGCGATGATCGAGATCGTCGAGCGGCAGATAGTTGAAATTGAGTTGCCGGATCAATCGCCATGCGGTTTCGCGCTCGGCGAAGGGGGCACGCGGCGGACTCGGTGGTCGAATCAGCCCAATGCTTTCGACCGGCGCGGACTGTGCGGTTGTCAGATCGCGGATGCCATTGCGCGGGACGAGCGTCGCGAGATCGCGGTTGGTCAGCAGTGCATCGACCGACAGA
This portion of the Paraburkholderia flava genome encodes:
- a CDS encoding FadR/GntR family transcriptional regulator, with protein sequence MKQTEPKRLYQSVATQILALIRQGGLPSGGRLPPERELATTLGVSRPSLREALIALEIGGQIEIRLGSGIYVRDPGEGDGNAIPALGDSPSELMQARGAIEGSVIVLATGRFSAAALDRLRRTVERMKRLAIAGKSPIDADRQFHMLIAEVAGNSVLSRFVGELFDSRHDPIAAAIRGHSESTETWAEAVKEHEQILKALQAGDPISAQTAMRAHLQASEERWIAGVLQQGDAH
- a CDS encoding ABC transporter permease, which produces MLEVTSGRAQALDIQVRQRRRDLIQKFAALGSLVVLIVSFSLTSSAFFSVDNLMTVALQVTSIAYLGVAATCVIITGGIDLSVGSVLALAGVAAALLVKAGVPIPIAMLGGMLVGGACGWVNGICVTRMGLPPFIATLGMMLVARGLALQITGARPVSGLGEAFGKLGNGALFKISHIGADGFPDTTFPGIPYPVIIMVVLFVAVSVLLSRTSLGRHIYAVGSNAEAARLSGVNVQGVKLFTYVLSGLLAGVTGCVLMSRLVTAQPNEGVMYELDAIASAVIGGTSLMGGVGTISGTAIGAFVIGVMRNGLNMNGVSSFIQQIIIGVVILGTVWIDQLRNRKL
- the tssG gene encoding type VI secretion system baseplate subunit TssG — encoded protein: MKRATLPARVRDSTLSPDLLERLQAEPWRFGFLSLLRRIGANAAIDPVGTARRPQAEPFRLGQQPSLAFAPREIASVQEAAGRLKVRLFGLGMLGPNGPLPIHVTEIAKDRDEGRHDPTTVDFFDIFHHRFFTLFYRAWASAQSTAGLDRCDDERFSFYVASLTGHDVGEIRRRPLPSHARLAASAHLVRESRNPDGLRATLAHYFGVPVAIEENVFHWIEIDPADCGRMGRPGPAATMGHGAMLGRVAPDRQHRFRIVIGPVDLAAYLRFTPQGEDLPRVVEWVRAFVGHELEWELELRIKPDSAPPAVMGGAQRIGWSGWLGYPHADRPITGMRFEPERYARHFEREANDRRKTS
- a CDS encoding ImpA family type VI secretion system protein; its protein translation is MSKKHAAGRVESGKAAVKNTPQHDWLTPVTDTAPCGPDLEYDHDFVVLFASAAPRQDVQYGAFIGGPDPVNWSEVERDCKRLMMRTKDMRVAILYTRCRTRLGGAAGLAEGIGLLAAWLQTFAGRVHPQSDTDTDTEHDAALEMRMNALQALTDPEGLLADVREIVLTKSTLARLQVRDVERAFAWPRATDALAPESVAQQLQDLRTQQPATMLGFDDAVASLATIDAWCASHLEAYRPDLSPLSQLLGKLTAPINASRSFETAIEPGSEPDESLESDTQSEPEPTNAVPGRTPTQSSAEPADRRAALDLIRSARTWFEIHEPSSPIPVLLKRAEQFVGKRYAQVVTAIPAELLAQWEETGDS
- a CDS encoding ABC transporter substrate-binding protein — its product is MKKLSVLATAATMCAMFSAYAHAAGGEIAVIVKTANSNYWQNVQKGATAAMADAKGYTMTFQGPAAESAIADEVNMVENAVNRHVAGIVLAPSDPDALVPAIKKAWEAHIPVVLIDSAVSDAGKQYYQSFLSTDNEKAGELCAKAMIDRVGQTGKIAVMSYVPGAGSEVGRVGGFRKYIAAHSKLQVVGPFYSQSQMATALNQTTDVLSANPDLKGIFGANEPTAVGMGRALQQSGKGGKVIAIGFDGNQDLQGFVRDGTIQAIAVQSSYQMGYKGIQTLVSVIGHKPVSKQVDTGVMMVEKQNLDSSDAKNVLY
- a CDS encoding aldo/keto reductase — encoded protein: MKAIATHALPRSGLAMSTLGLGCSQLGGLYKPMSAAEANALVDWAWNAGIRYFDTAPFYGYTLSERRVGQSLQMREREHYVLSTKVGRLMCPDDTVQAGDDGWAHPLPFRPRFDYTFDGIMRSYEDSQQRLGMPKIDVLYVHDIGVATHGDGHSRYWEQLTRGGGFRALTELRDSQAVAAIGLGVNEWQIAVDSMQEADLDLILLAGRYTLLEQDALSPLLDPCVRSDVWIVAGGVFNSGVLVGNGKFNYADAPVEVARKVARLADVCARFEVPLAAAALQFPLAHPAVVSCVVGASSIEQLQKNVAWLETPLPPELWQALRHEGLVAESAPVPEACA
- a CDS encoding sugar ABC transporter ATP-binding protein yields the protein MTSANTRQAPDVSAGQPASPTILQLQGVGKRFPGVVALDGIDLDLRSGEVHAICGENGAGKSTLMKIISGQYHADDGVVRYEGAPVKFSSTSEAQAAGIAIIHQELNLVPHLSVAENIYLAREPKRGPFVDYRTLNANAQQCLQRIGLNVSPTTLVGALSIAQQQMVEIAKALSLDARVLIMDEPTSSLTESETVQLFRIIRELRADGVAILYISHRLDEMAEIVDRVTVLRDGRHIATSDFAATTVDEIVARMVGRPLSDAYPPRESTPTDQVLLRVRDLQRTGTFGPLSFDLRKGEILGFAGLMGAGRTEVARAIFGAERPDSGSILLGDTPVVIGSPREAIRHGIAYLSEDRKKDGLALSMPVSANITLANIRAISSHGFLRFSEETAIAERYVRELGIRTPTVSQITKNLSGGNQQKIVISKWLYRGSRILFFDEPTRGIDVGAKYAIYGLMDRLAADGVGVVLISSELPELLGMTDRIAVFHEGLITAVLETRQTSQEEILHHASGRSHA